The following proteins are co-located in the Bacillus oleivorans genome:
- the fliM gene encoding flagellar motor switch protein FliM, whose protein sequence is MSSEILSQNEIDALLSALSTGEMDADELKKEQAEKKVRVYDFKRALRFSKDQIRSLTRVHENFARLLTTFFSAQLRTYVQISVASADQIPYEEFIRSIPKMTILNVYEVPPLDGRIIMEINPNVAYAMVDRVLGGKGISLNKVDTLTEIETRIMKNLFERAIENLAEAWSTITEIDPILSDFEVNPQFLQMVSPNETVVVISLNTVIGESSGMINICIPHVVLEPIIPKLSVHYWMQTAKKEMQPEDLQSLEKNIRKTEVPIAAILGSADISIEDFLSLDIGDVIQLNQKIDEPLQVIVEGIPKFIAQPGNYHQKIAVQILDTYKGGDEDDE, encoded by the coding sequence ATGTCAAGTGAAATACTTTCCCAAAATGAAATAGACGCCCTCCTCTCAGCATTATCTACAGGCGAAATGGATGCAGATGAGCTGAAAAAGGAGCAAGCTGAGAAAAAGGTAAGGGTTTATGATTTTAAAAGGGCGTTACGGTTTTCTAAAGACCAAATCAGAAGTTTAACACGGGTTCATGAAAACTTTGCACGTCTGCTTACGACCTTTTTTTCGGCACAACTTAGAACTTACGTCCAAATTTCGGTAGCTTCTGCGGACCAAATTCCCTATGAGGAATTTATTCGATCCATCCCCAAAATGACGATTCTAAATGTGTACGAAGTACCGCCTCTTGATGGGCGGATCATTATGGAAATCAATCCAAATGTTGCGTATGCGATGGTAGATCGTGTGCTTGGCGGAAAAGGAATAAGCTTGAACAAGGTAGACACCTTAACTGAAATTGAAACAAGGATCATGAAGAATTTATTTGAAAGAGCGATCGAAAACTTGGCAGAGGCCTGGTCAACCATTACCGAAATTGATCCGATTTTGTCTGATTTTGAGGTAAATCCTCAGTTTTTACAGATGGTATCACCGAATGAGACCGTTGTGGTTATTTCGCTTAACACGGTCATTGGCGAGTCAAGCGGCATGATTAATATTTGTATTCCGCACGTTGTACTTGAACCGATCATCCCAAAGTTATCTGTTCACTATTGGATGCAAACCGCAAAAAAGGAAATGCAGCCTGAGGATCTTCAATCGCTTGAAAAAAACATCAGAAAAACGGAAGTTCCGATTGCGGCCATATTAGGTTCTGCTGACATATCGATTGAGGATTTTCTTTCTTTAGATATAGGTGATGTCATTCAATTAAACCAGAAAATCGACGAACCCTTGCAAGTTATTGTGGAAGGAATTCCAAAGTTTATTGCACAGCCAGGCAATTATCATCAAAAAATAGCAGTCCAAATTTTAGACACCTACAAAGGGGGAGATGAAGATGATGAGTGA
- the fliG gene encoding flagellar motor switch protein FliG, whose protein sequence is MKKDTKELTGRQKAAILLISLGPEVSASVYKHLSEEEIEQLTLEISGVRKVDAIAKEEVLDEFHSIALAQDYISQGGIGYAKMVLEKALGHEQANLIINRLTSSLQVKPFDFARKADPSQILNFIQNEHPQTIALILSYLDPAQAGQILSELPQEVQADIAKRIALMDRTSPEVINEVEEILERKLSTTVTQDYTQTGGIEAVVEVLNGVDRATEKTILDALEIQDPELAEEIKKRMFVFEDIVTLDNRSIQRVIRDCENEDLLFALKVASEEVKEIIFKNMSQRMADTFKEEMELMGPVRLRDVEEAQSRIVAIIRRLEDAGEIIIARGGGDDIIV, encoded by the coding sequence ATGAAAAAAGATACGAAGGAATTAACCGGCAGACAAAAAGCAGCTATTTTACTTATCTCCCTTGGCCCTGAAGTTTCAGCTTCAGTCTATAAGCATTTATCAGAAGAAGAAATCGAACAGCTTACTCTAGAAATCTCTGGAGTCAGAAAAGTCGATGCGATTGCAAAAGAAGAAGTATTAGATGAATTCCATAGCATCGCGCTTGCTCAGGACTATATATCACAAGGCGGGATTGGGTATGCCAAAATGGTGCTTGAAAAAGCACTCGGACATGAACAGGCTAATCTAATCATTAATCGTTTAACATCTTCCTTACAGGTTAAACCCTTTGATTTTGCAAGGAAAGCAGATCCTAGCCAAATTTTAAACTTTATCCAAAATGAACATCCGCAAACAATTGCACTCATTTTATCTTACTTAGATCCGGCACAAGCTGGACAAATCTTATCGGAACTGCCGCAAGAAGTCCAGGCCGATATTGCTAAGCGGATTGCTCTAATGGACCGGACTTCGCCAGAGGTTATTAACGAAGTGGAGGAAATTTTAGAGCGAAAGCTTTCAACCACAGTGACTCAGGATTATACGCAAACGGGCGGAATTGAAGCGGTAGTTGAAGTGTTAAACGGGGTTGACCGGGCTACGGAAAAAACGATTTTAGATGCATTAGAGATTCAGGATCCCGAGCTTGCAGAAGAAATCAAGAAACGAATGTTTGTCTTTGAGGATATTGTTACATTGGACAACCGTTCGATTCAGCGCGTTATTCGTGATTGTGAAAATGAAGATCTTCTTTTTGCTCTTAAAGTGGCCAGTGAAGAGGTTAAAGAAATTATCTTTAAAAATATGTCCCAGCGTATGGCTGACACCTTTAAGGAGGAAATGGAGTTAATGGGTCCTGTCCGATTAAGGGATGTTGAAGAGGCTCAATCGAGAATCGTTGCCATCATAAGAAGACTTGAGGATGCAGGAGAGATTATCATAGCCAGAGGCGGAGGAGATGATATCATTGTCTAA
- the fliL gene encoding flagellar basal body-associated protein FliL, whose product MNNKLLTTLFALLLAVVLVGAGALLVLLKFDREGEAESKAASIDEVLEASVDIPEITTNLLSGDFIRIAFKIQTDSTETKEELEKRSFQVNNLIIKKLANMEAADFQGSQGKIDLEDSLKSEINDLLTKGEIVQVYITSSVLQ is encoded by the coding sequence ATGAACAATAAATTGTTAACTACGTTATTTGCACTTCTATTAGCTGTCGTTTTAGTAGGAGCAGGTGCTCTGTTAGTCCTATTAAAGTTTGATAGAGAAGGAGAGGCTGAGTCGAAAGCCGCATCCATTGATGAAGTGCTGGAAGCATCTGTTGACATCCCAGAAATTACAACCAATCTGTTAAGCGGGGATTTCATCCGAATCGCTTTTAAAATCCAAACAGACAGTACAGAAACAAAAGAAGAGTTAGAGAAACGATCTTTTCAGGTTAATAACTTAATTATTAAAAAGCTTGCCAATATGGAGGCTGCCGATTTTCAAGGGAGTCAAGGAAAAATTGACTTAGAAGATTCCCTTAAGTCAGAAATTAATGACCTTTTAACAAAAGGTGAAATTGTGCAGGTGTATATAACCTCTAGTGTTCTCCAATAG
- a CDS encoding flagellar hook-length control protein FliK, translating into MNVASIQAPVQLSQHAVHHSEFGKIEGFATFLQAAKGQSSTIHNELRNGETISDQDVKDLLALLTLETGSDINSLSDWLNGEEDAILQLDSLMFVKEEDIPFELFAFLQNVTAMNTEDLLSFLTEYTGQAGQIGQMDIKQVASFETWAQTAAQIELSISKGEAPNVLKILEMLKMVELAGSRLSLPAKEAAALEHLQQSLGKIRENLEIFLKQSKKQPLFDRILESYQAMKNSGNELTSEKLTLNAVANEKLAANSGLNESSVKAFEGNLSFLTQIKQPIVTNSQTNTKPVSFEQFTEMLTKMIQKSSFSHLEGTQKLLVKLHPEHLGTLRIELVRQDGIITAKLLTSTQAAKELIESQLQGFRNAMGQAVQIDKIEVIENYTQPQERSFYNKEQEHKQQSGQQQNKHKNNSQSENEQIQFQDVLFELIV; encoded by the coding sequence TTGAATGTAGCGAGTATACAAGCACCAGTTCAACTGTCACAGCATGCAGTTCATCATAGTGAATTTGGAAAAATAGAGGGATTTGCGACGTTTCTGCAAGCAGCCAAAGGACAAAGCTCGACCATACATAATGAACTTAGAAACGGCGAAACAATCTCTGATCAAGATGTAAAAGACTTACTAGCCTTGCTAACACTGGAAACGGGTTCAGACATAAATAGCCTCTCAGATTGGTTGAACGGTGAAGAGGATGCCATTCTTCAGCTTGATTCCCTAATGTTTGTAAAGGAAGAAGATATTCCATTTGAACTGTTTGCCTTCTTACAGAATGTTACTGCCATGAATACTGAGGACTTGTTAAGCTTTTTAACAGAATACACAGGACAGGCAGGACAAATAGGTCAGATGGACATCAAGCAAGTGGCATCATTTGAAACCTGGGCACAAACAGCTGCTCAAATCGAATTAAGTATTTCAAAGGGAGAAGCCCCTAATGTGCTTAAAATTCTGGAAATGCTTAAAATGGTTGAACTAGCCGGAAGCCGTTTATCTCTTCCAGCAAAAGAAGCTGCAGCACTAGAACATTTACAGCAGTCGTTAGGCAAGATCCGGGAAAATTTAGAAATCTTTCTTAAACAGTCAAAAAAACAGCCGCTATTTGACCGGATTCTAGAAAGCTATCAGGCAATGAAAAACTCGGGGAATGAGCTAACGAGTGAAAAACTTACATTAAATGCTGTTGCGAATGAAAAGCTCGCTGCAAACTCAGGATTGAATGAAAGCTCTGTTAAAGCATTCGAAGGGAATTTGTCCTTTTTGACGCAAATCAAACAGCCAATTGTTACCAATAGTCAAACGAATACAAAGCCAGTTTCCTTTGAGCAATTCACAGAAATGCTCACAAAGATGATACAAAAAAGCAGTTTCTCTCATTTAGAGGGAACACAAAAGCTGTTGGTTAAATTGCATCCGGAACATCTTGGAACGCTAAGAATCGAACTGGTAAGACAAGATGGAATAATTACAGCAAAGCTTTTAACGTCGACTCAGGCAGCAAAGGAACTAATAGAATCCCAGCTTCAAGGATTTAGAAATGCAATGGGACAAGCTGTTCAAATCGATAAGATCGAGGTTATAGAGAATTACACACAACCGCAAGAACGTTCTTTCTATAACAAGGAACAAGAACACAAGCAGCAATCAGGACAACAGCAAAACAAACATAAAAATAACAGCCAGTCTGAAAATGAACAGATTCAGTTTCAAGATGTGTTATTTGAATTAATAGTGTAG
- the fliH gene encoding flagellar assembly protein FliH, which translates to MSKVLKASPLANLQQQKVIGVQSFYTQQIEQKIEEDPEKMAQHIISEAKIEADRIIHSAYHKQDSIQQELEKAKAEWEIEKEQLKAKANAQGYEDGHQEGLKQGYEQVQALIQQTNSIVDKAKEDYYAHLQASERTIVELAMKIAEKIIGEKLQESEAYISYTKQAIEQVKNQKTVFVYVHPEHYEELIQIKQELKLILPAEAEIYIYANPELNSTGCYIETEGGKLDASVEVQLTQVKAHLLEWLEEDDH; encoded by the coding sequence TTGTCTAAAGTTTTAAAGGCATCTCCACTGGCAAATCTGCAGCAGCAAAAAGTCATCGGAGTCCAATCCTTCTATACGCAGCAAATTGAACAGAAAATAGAAGAAGACCCCGAGAAAATGGCCCAGCACATTATATCTGAAGCAAAGATAGAGGCTGATCGAATCATTCATTCTGCCTATCATAAGCAAGATTCGATCCAACAAGAACTTGAGAAAGCTAAAGCTGAATGGGAAATTGAAAAAGAACAGCTGAAAGCAAAAGCGAATGCACAAGGCTATGAAGATGGTCATCAGGAAGGATTAAAGCAGGGGTACGAGCAAGTCCAAGCTCTTATTCAGCAAACTAATTCAATTGTTGATAAAGCCAAGGAAGATTATTACGCACATTTGCAAGCATCCGAGAGAACGATCGTAGAACTTGCGATGAAAATTGCTGAAAAAATAATTGGTGAAAAATTGCAAGAGAGTGAAGCCTACATTAGTTATACAAAACAGGCAATTGAGCAGGTAAAGAACCAAAAAACAGTGTTTGTGTACGTTCATCCGGAACACTATGAAGAATTAATACAAATCAAGCAAGAGTTAAAGCTGATTCTTCCTGCCGAAGCTGAGATATACATCTATGCAAACCCTGAACTGAATAGTACAGGCTGTTACATTGAAACAGAAGGCGGTAAGCTCGATGCCAGTGTAGAGGTCCAGCTTACACAGGTCAAAGCTCATTTGTTGGAGTGGCTAGAGGAGGATGACCATTGA
- a CDS encoding TIGR02530 family flagellar biosynthesis protein, translated as MKPIYVSNFPKLPIVQTSKTQPQPSQAQGSSFSNHLKEAIQQQSGLKASKHAMERMNERGIQLDESSWSKLQSKVLEAKQMGLKESLVLMKDSAFIVSANNETIITAMSRKEANEQIFTNITGTIVLE; from the coding sequence ATGAAACCAATTTATGTTTCTAATTTTCCTAAGCTGCCAATAGTTCAAACCAGTAAAACTCAACCGCAGCCAAGCCAAGCACAAGGAAGCTCATTTTCCAATCATTTAAAAGAGGCTATTCAGCAGCAATCAGGCTTAAAAGCCAGTAAGCATGCAATGGAACGAATGAATGAGAGAGGGATTCAGCTCGATGAATCAAGCTGGTCCAAATTGCAAAGTAAAGTGCTAGAAGCAAAACAGATGGGATTGAAAGAATCCCTGGTGTTAATGAAAGATTCAGCTTTTATCGTGAGTGCCAACAACGAAACGATTATTACAGCAATGTCACGGAAGGAAGCTAATGAACAGATCTTTACAAATATCACGGGAACTATTGTATTGGAATAA
- a CDS encoding flagellar hook protein FlgE: MLRSMYSGISGLKNFQTKLDVIGNNIANVNTYGFKKGRVTFKDTMNQTMAGATAAQGNMGGKNPMQVGLGATLSSIDTIDTQGSLQTTGRSLDLAINGDGYFVVAQGESLFYTRAGNFYLDDEGTLVTADGYKVQSYQNGVLNDIMINVNAALPARQTTEIVLAGNLPNDAVGTQSISQQIKIIDSLGQSHTIDVEIAPNATQGDWDITFTNNQLGSSSTPTTVRFQAGDPTTVTIPLDTNNDGNAESVTFALDISGLTNNPGSITAMATADGNTAGALESYNIGGYGEINGVYSNGLVVNLGQLALAKFSNPSGLEKAGNNLYRESVNSGRPNNGVPGEGFGSIASSSLEMSNVDLSEEFTEMIVAQRGFQANTRIITTSDEILQELVNLKR; encoded by the coding sequence ATGCTTCGTTCGATGTATTCAGGAATAAGCGGATTAAAGAACTTTCAAACCAAGCTTGATGTAATTGGAAATAACATTGCCAACGTAAACACATATGGCTTCAAAAAAGGAAGAGTCACCTTTAAAGACACAATGAACCAAACGATGGCAGGTGCTACGGCTGCCCAAGGAAATATGGGGGGTAAAAACCCGATGCAGGTTGGTCTGGGAGCAACATTAAGTTCAATTGACACGATTGATACCCAAGGAAGCTTGCAAACGACTGGCAGATCGCTGGATTTAGCGATTAACGGTGACGGTTACTTTGTTGTCGCACAAGGAGAATCATTGTTCTACACTCGTGCAGGGAACTTTTATCTGGATGATGAAGGAACGCTTGTTACGGCTGATGGATATAAAGTGCAATCCTATCAAAATGGTGTGTTAAACGACATTATGATCAACGTGAATGCGGCGCTTCCGGCAAGGCAAACAACTGAGATTGTATTAGCGGGTAACTTACCAAATGATGCTGTTGGAACACAAAGTATTTCGCAACAAATAAAAATTATTGATTCACTCGGCCAATCTCACACCATTGATGTTGAAATAGCTCCTAATGCAACTCAAGGGGACTGGGATATTACATTTACTAATAACCAACTTGGTTCTAGTTCTACTCCTACTACTGTTAGATTTCAAGCAGGAGATCCGACTACAGTCACTATTCCACTAGATACTAACAACGATGGAAATGCAGAGTCTGTTACGTTTGCATTAGATATTAGTGGTCTAACCAACAATCCAGGCTCCATCACAGCAATGGCAACAGCAGACGGTAATACGGCTGGAGCTTTAGAAAGCTATAACATTGGCGGATACGGTGAAATTAACGGAGTATACTCCAATGGACTCGTTGTAAATCTTGGTCAATTAGCATTAGCTAAATTCAGTAACCCTTCAGGTTTGGAGAAGGCTGGAAATAATCTTTACCGTGAAAGTGTTAACTCCGGCCGGCCAAATAATGGCGTACCTGGCGAGGGATTCGGGTCGATTGCATCCAGTTCACTTGAAATGTCAAATGTGGATCTTTCGGAAGAGTTTACGGAAATGATCGTTGCGCAACGCGGATTCCAGGCTAACACACGAATTATTACAACTTCGGATGAGATCCTCCAAGAACTCGTAAACTTAAAACGGTAG
- the flgD gene encoding flagellar hook assembly protein FlgD, with protein sequence MTNTIHPSLLLSSVQSEREVKDGSSLGKDEFLQILITQLQNQDPTNPMQDREFIAQMATFSSLEQMMNLSESFDKFVQQELTSSLLNYQQLIGKDVSYVQILEGKEGLEVVEGKGKVLGIEFIEGQILLNLEDGTTITPGDLTEINQFSTPQSIVDASHMIGLTVTWLDEAGTEITSLIEAVSYKNGELKFLTADEKSITQDQIVKVLQGE encoded by the coding sequence ATGACAAACACGATTCATCCCTCTTTACTTTTATCTTCGGTTCAGTCGGAAAGAGAAGTGAAAGATGGAAGCAGTCTTGGCAAGGACGAGTTTTTACAGATTTTAATCACACAGCTTCAGAATCAAGACCCTACGAATCCGATGCAAGACAGGGAATTTATCGCGCAGATGGCGACGTTTTCGAGCCTGGAGCAAATGATGAATCTTTCCGAGTCGTTTGACAAATTTGTTCAGCAGGAGCTCACGTCTTCTCTATTAAACTATCAGCAGTTAATTGGGAAGGATGTTTCCTATGTGCAAATCTTGGAAGGCAAAGAAGGACTAGAAGTTGTAGAGGGAAAGGGTAAGGTACTAGGCATTGAATTCATTGAAGGACAAATTTTATTGAATCTGGAAGATGGTACGACGATTACCCCTGGTGATTTAACGGAGATTAATCAATTCTCAACTCCACAGTCCATTGTAGATGCGAGCCATATGATTGGTCTAACTGTAACTTGGCTTGATGAAGCTGGTACTGAAATAACATCTTTGATTGAAGCGGTTTCTTATAAAAACGGCGAGCTCAAATTTTTGACTGCGGATGAAAAAAGTATCACACAAGATCAAATAGTAAAAGTGCTGCAGGGAGAATGA
- a CDS encoding MotE family protein, whose protein sequence is MEKVIDRHLNEKSGSKGKRFVLWIILPLLLVLIIGLAVMSISGINIFEKAEELSINIPFLPKQTDEAENRIESSELIALQGQIKDQESQMDELKSTILEKDQSIAELQQEIEQQSLIIEELREVQEDNKREFNEIVSTFESMSAKNAAPILIEMDEFVALQILSRVDEETLASILENMPPADAARFAQSLTVFIPTE, encoded by the coding sequence ATGGAAAAAGTGATTGATAGACATTTAAACGAAAAATCAGGCTCAAAAGGTAAACGATTCGTATTATGGATTATCCTGCCTTTGCTGCTCGTTCTAATAATTGGTCTGGCTGTTATGAGTATTTCAGGTATTAATATTTTTGAAAAAGCAGAAGAGTTAAGCATTAACATTCCATTCCTGCCAAAACAAACCGATGAAGCCGAAAATCGGATTGAATCCAGTGAACTCATCGCCCTGCAGGGACAAATAAAGGATCAGGAATCACAAATGGATGAGCTAAAAAGCACGATATTGGAAAAAGATCAATCGATCGCAGAGCTGCAACAGGAAATTGAACAACAATCTCTTATTATTGAAGAACTAAGAGAGGTTCAAGAAGACAATAAACGAGAATTTAATGAAATTGTCTCGACTTTTGAATCGATGTCAGCGAAAAATGCGGCACCTATTTTAATAGAAATGGATGAGTTTGTTGCCCTGCAAATTTTATCACGGGTCGATGAAGAAACACTGGCATCCATTCTCGAGAATATGCCGCCAGCAGATGCAGCCCGCTTTGCACAAAGCCTAACCGTTTTTATTCCAACTGAATAA
- a CDS encoding flagellar FlbD family protein encodes MITLTKLNGKEFSLHAVYIETIEAFPDCTITLTNGKKFVVKESVEEVEKRIEAFYMRVGLFRVMAQGGELHEQ; translated from the coding sequence GTGATAACACTGACAAAACTAAATGGAAAAGAATTTTCTCTTCATGCTGTGTATATTGAGACGATTGAAGCTTTTCCGGATTGTACCATTACCCTGACAAATGGAAAGAAATTTGTAGTTAAAGAGTCTGTTGAAGAAGTTGAGAAACGCATCGAAGCCTTTTATATGAGGGTAGGCTTATTCCGTGTAATGGCACAAGGAGGGGAGCTTCATGAACAATAA
- the fliI gene encoding flagellar protein export ATPase FliI, which yields MKAQDLIPMIDQIVPYKRYGKIKRVIGLLLESQGPATSIGDVCYIYTGSGRKKILAEVIGFREDYCVLMPYSTIQEISPGSLVEALGKPLEIKAGSALIGQVVDALGFPLDGSTLPKGLVPVQTEQQPPNPLKRPTINEIISVGVRAIDSLLTVGKGQRIGIFAGSGVGKSTLLGMMAKETQADVNVIGLIGERGREVKEFIERDLGDEGLKKSVVVAATSDQPALMRIKGALTATAIAEHFRDQGANVLLMMDSVTRVAMAQREIGLAIGEPPTTKGYTPSVFALLPRLLERTGTSEKGSITAFYTVLVDGDDLNEPIADTVRGILDGHFVLDRSLANQGHFPAINILNSVSRLMNQLVTPEHLKAAEMLRETYGKYLQSEDLIQIGAYKKGASREIDEAIRLYPKIKDFLKQKTNERSSFEKSLQLLGHVMEEGI from the coding sequence TTGAAGGCACAAGACCTCATTCCAATGATTGACCAAATCGTCCCATATAAACGGTATGGAAAAATTAAAAGGGTTATCGGACTTTTACTTGAATCACAAGGACCAGCAACCTCAATCGGGGATGTCTGTTACATTTATACAGGTTCTGGCCGGAAGAAAATTTTGGCAGAAGTAATTGGCTTTCGTGAAGATTATTGTGTGTTGATGCCCTACAGTACGATTCAGGAAATTTCACCCGGAAGTTTAGTTGAAGCGCTCGGGAAACCTCTGGAGATAAAGGCGGGCTCGGCACTGATTGGACAAGTGGTGGATGCGCTTGGGTTCCCTTTGGATGGTTCTACTTTACCTAAAGGATTGGTTCCTGTCCAAACAGAGCAGCAGCCTCCCAATCCGTTAAAACGGCCAACTATAAATGAAATTATTTCTGTAGGTGTGCGTGCAATAGATTCATTGCTTACGGTTGGGAAAGGACAAAGAATTGGTATTTTTGCCGGCAGTGGTGTCGGAAAAAGCACCTTGCTTGGAATGATGGCGAAAGAAACCCAGGCAGATGTGAACGTGATTGGTCTGATCGGAGAACGTGGCAGGGAGGTAAAAGAGTTCATTGAAAGAGATCTTGGCGATGAAGGCTTAAAAAAATCAGTAGTGGTTGCAGCCACCTCAGACCAGCCTGCTTTAATGAGAATTAAGGGTGCCTTAACGGCAACGGCAATTGCTGAGCATTTTCGCGACCAAGGCGCTAACGTTCTTCTGATGATGGACTCCGTTACCAGGGTTGCGATGGCACAAAGAGAAATTGGTTTAGCAATCGGCGAACCTCCAACCACTAAAGGATACACACCATCCGTTTTCGCCTTATTACCAAGACTTCTCGAGCGTACGGGAACTAGTGAAAAAGGTTCAATTACGGCATTTTATACAGTTCTCGTCGATGGTGATGATCTGAATGAACCGATTGCTGATACAGTCAGAGGGATTCTGGATGGGCATTTCGTGTTGGATCGTTCCCTTGCTAATCAAGGTCACTTTCCAGCGATCAACATCTTAAACAGTGTAAGCCGCTTAATGAATCAGCTCGTTACTCCAGAGCATCTAAAAGCAGCAGAAATGCTTCGTGAAACATATGGTAAGTATTTGCAATCAGAAGATTTGATTCAAATCGGCGCTTATAAAAAAGGCGCTTCACGAGAAATTGATGAGGCCATCCGGCTTTATCCAAAAATAAAAGATTTTCTTAAACAAAAAACCAACGAAAGAAGCAGCTTTGAAAAAAGTTTACAGCTTCTCGGGCACGTAATGGAGGAGGGTATTTAA
- the fliJ gene encoding flagellar export protein FliJ, with product MNYIFRYESLLSIKEKEKDQARNDYQASITQFEQAANQLYELLKKKEELEANQEYALSTSGLSVLEIKQLQQYRKNLEETISMVQKKVSQARQTMQIKQFELQKSDVEVKKYSKLKERDQIQFQLLTKKEEAKGMDEAAIRQFTNLKFR from the coding sequence ATGAATTATATATTTCGCTATGAGTCCCTGCTCTCAATTAAGGAAAAAGAGAAAGATCAGGCCAGAAACGACTATCAAGCTTCTATTACCCAGTTCGAACAAGCAGCAAACCAGCTTTATGAATTGTTAAAGAAAAAAGAGGAGCTTGAAGCGAATCAAGAGTATGCCCTATCAACGTCTGGATTAAGTGTTCTTGAGATTAAGCAGCTGCAGCAATATCGAAAGAATCTCGAAGAAACCATTTCAATGGTGCAAAAAAAGGTTTCACAAGCGCGGCAAACTATGCAAATTAAGCAGTTCGAATTACAAAAAAGTGACGTTGAAGTAAAGAAATATTCAAAATTAAAAGAACGAGATCAGATTCAGTTTCAGCTTCTTACCAAAAAAGAGGAAGCAAAAGGAATGGATGAGGCGGCTATCAGACAGTTTACGAATCTAAAATTCAGGTGA
- the fliY gene encoding flagellar motor switch phosphatase FliY, translated as MMSDGMLSQDEIDALLKGSNLNDTDESADPVLDVKDYFNDMELDALGEIGNISFGSSATALSTLLNQKVEITTPSVSLVEKRKLSEEFPHPYVAIEVQYTDGFSGSNLLVIRQNDAAIIADLMLGGEGKPENTDLGEIQVSAVQEAMNQMMGSAATSMSTIFNKRIDISPPVVELLDVPQGEGTEKIPNDNYIVKVSFRLTIGTLIDSNIMQLLPIEFAKSMTEELLNPPAGNISEHEFAKEQSDEILQEVVQSVEPQSQPIQDSLSGNQANQSSKQGALEKNVQPAVFTSFEEFKPAQTETKNLNMLLDIPLQVTVELGRTKRSVREILELSSGSILELDKLAGEPIDILINNRLIAQGEVVVIDENFGVRVTDILSQSDRLKKLR; from the coding sequence ATGATGAGTGATGGCATGCTCTCTCAAGACGAAATCGATGCTTTGTTAAAAGGATCGAACTTAAATGACACAGATGAATCCGCAGATCCTGTTCTTGATGTGAAGGATTATTTTAATGACATGGAACTAGATGCCTTAGGAGAAATTGGAAATATATCCTTCGGAAGTTCTGCTACTGCTCTATCCACTCTCTTAAATCAGAAGGTAGAGATTACAACTCCTTCTGTGAGTTTAGTAGAGAAACGGAAATTATCTGAAGAATTCCCTCATCCTTATGTGGCGATAGAAGTTCAATATACGGATGGATTTTCAGGATCTAACCTGCTTGTGATCAGGCAAAATGATGCAGCTATTATCGCTGACCTGATGCTGGGAGGCGAGGGCAAGCCTGAAAATACGGACTTAGGGGAAATTCAGGTAAGTGCCGTTCAAGAAGCGATGAATCAGATGATGGGGTCTGCTGCGACATCGATGTCGACGATTTTTAATAAAAGAATTGATATCTCTCCTCCGGTCGTTGAATTGTTGGATGTTCCGCAAGGGGAAGGGACAGAGAAAATCCCAAATGATAACTACATTGTTAAGGTATCCTTCCGTTTAACCATTGGGACGTTAATTGACTCCAATATTATGCAGTTACTGCCAATTGAGTTTGCAAAATCAATGACAGAAGAGCTATTGAATCCACCAGCGGGAAATATTAGTGAGCATGAGTTTGCAAAAGAGCAAAGTGATGAAATTTTGCAGGAGGTGGTCCAATCGGTGGAACCACAATCTCAACCTATTCAAGATTCCTTGTCTGGTAATCAAGCAAATCAGTCAAGTAAGCAGGGAGCACTTGAGAAAAATGTGCAGCCGGCAGTATTTACTAGTTTTGAAGAGTTTAAGCCTGCGCAAACCGAAACAAAAAACTTAAATATGCTGCTTGATATCCCTTTACAAGTTACGGTTGAATTAGGACGGACGAAACGGTCTGTTAGAGAAATATTGGAGCTTTCATCAGGGTCCATTTTAGAATTAGACAAGCTTGCTGGAGAACCAATCGACATTCTGATTAATAACCGTTTAATTGCACAAGGAGAAGTTGTTGTCATTGATGAAAATTTTGGAGTTCGCGTAACGGATATCCTTAGTCAAAGCGACCGATTAAAAAAATTACGATAA